Proteins encoded in a region of the Cytobacillus pseudoceanisediminis genome:
- a CDS encoding heterocycloanthracin/sonorensin family bacteriocin, translating into MLNVGDFHANEAVPWDQSQYYNDQSRQIGFGFGRCFSCFFFFCFNCFNCFNCFNCFRCSNCFRCGGRCGGRCGGRCGG; encoded by the coding sequence ATGCTGAATGTTGGTGATTTCCATGCGAACGAGGCGGTTCCATGGGATCAAAGCCAGTATTATAATGATCAATCCCGGCAAATTGGTTTTGGTTTTGGCCGCTGCTTTAGCTGCTTTTTCTTCTTCTGTTTCAACTGCTTTAACTGTTTTAATTGTTTCAACTGTTTCAGATGCTCTAATTGTTTCAGATGCGGCGGTCGCTGCGGAGGCCGTTGTGGCGGCCGCTGCGGTGGTTGA
- a CDS encoding AraC family ligand binding domain-containing protein, producing MDKNLYRRFDFPETGINLYESKHLRGKFVAEHYHDHFQILYALEGEGEITLDGKAYNFSKDKVVLITPNCVHSIKATTKMTVLVLAFSVPLLNITLQNELLTLIQKSARHFELDLYTASEIRPLIRKMLYEQKNGDLFGKLSMPVYLIEIIIHLLRQQNFSFVQDANDIRSIQMKEYIERHYFNNITAESLSAVFGISTRYMNDIFKRKFNDTPCNISRK from the coding sequence ATGGACAAAAATCTTTACAGAAGATTCGATTTTCCGGAAACAGGAATTAATTTGTATGAAAGCAAGCATCTCAGAGGCAAGTTTGTGGCTGAACATTATCATGATCATTTTCAAATTCTCTATGCGCTTGAAGGTGAAGGGGAGATTACCCTTGATGGCAAGGCTTATAATTTTTCTAAAGACAAGGTAGTGCTGATAACTCCAAACTGTGTTCACTCGATAAAAGCGACTACTAAAATGACTGTTCTGGTTCTGGCATTTTCAGTACCTTTGCTGAATATTACCCTGCAAAATGAATTGCTTACTTTAATTCAGAAAAGCGCCCGCCATTTTGAGCTTGATTTATATACGGCAAGTGAAATTCGGCCGTTAATTAGAAAAATGCTGTACGAACAAAAAAATGGGGACTTATTTGGAAAGCTGTCCATGCCTGTATATCTGATTGAAATCATCATTCACCTTCTGCGTCAGCAGAATTTTTCATTTGTCCAGGACGCGAATGATATTCGGTCCATACAAATGAAGGAATACATAGAAAGGCATTATTTCAATAATATTACGGCAGAAAGCCTGTCTGCTGTGTTCGGAATTTCAACAAGATACATGAATGATATTTTTAAAAGGAAGTTTAATGATACCCCCTGCAATATCTCCAGAAAGTAA
- a CDS encoding TOMM precursor leader peptide-binding protein: protein MSAVVVVVGEGLLADSVSKELLAEYKVVRHVNFEPELPVGTDLILVVHDSWMPSVHKKAEEVSRSSGIPWLRGFVSFGEGVIGPFVHPSAPGCSQCADTRKLLAGRDREEMWELQQRLEGSSGLERDAWASRTGLLQMSCLLVSEVKRVLEGSFADLEGRMYLVSLKTFKTSCHLILPDSMCPVCSSLPEDSQEAARITIKPSPKISAASYRCRSLEDLDQTLVKNYLDPRTGLMNGKMYDFTPPFADVVVNLPLFRGDEGVAGRTHSYKVSELTAILEGLERSCGISPRGKRTAVYDSFRNLEDRALNPVKVGVHADDQYARPNFPFKKFNPDNPMNWVWGYSFLQERPILVPELLAYYSLGCGNGFVYETSNGCALGGSLEEAIFYGILEVVERDSFLMTWYGQLSLPRLDPYSSNEQELQLMIDRVRTVAGYDLHLYNATMEHGIPSVWAMAKNRKKKGLNIICAAGAHPDPVRAVKSAVHELAGMMGTLDDKLEENKGEFLRMLQDSSLVGKMDDHGMLYGLPQAEERLKFLLDENRPLRTFSEEFKRERRHADLTDDLQDLLQALHRQNLDVIVVDQTTPEIQQSGLHCVKVLIPGMLSMTFGHHLTRVTGLERVLEVPMKLGYAKEPLTVEQLNPHPHPFP, encoded by the coding sequence GTGAGTGCTGTCGTGGTAGTTGTCGGAGAGGGACTGCTGGCGGACAGCGTAAGCAAAGAACTGCTCGCCGAATATAAGGTAGTCCGTCATGTGAACTTTGAGCCTGAACTGCCGGTTGGGACTGATTTGATACTGGTGGTGCACGATAGCTGGATGCCTTCAGTTCATAAGAAAGCGGAGGAGGTGTCACGATCATCAGGTATTCCCTGGCTGCGGGGCTTTGTATCATTTGGAGAGGGTGTGATTGGCCCATTTGTTCACCCGTCCGCGCCGGGATGCTCACAGTGTGCGGACACTCGAAAACTCCTGGCAGGGCGTGACCGGGAAGAGATGTGGGAACTGCAGCAGAGACTCGAAGGGAGCAGCGGATTAGAGCGTGATGCCTGGGCATCGCGCACAGGACTTTTACAGATGTCCTGCCTGCTTGTGTCAGAGGTAAAAAGGGTACTGGAGGGCAGTTTTGCGGATCTGGAAGGGCGAATGTATTTGGTCAGCCTGAAAACATTTAAAACCTCTTGCCACCTCATTTTGCCGGATTCAATGTGCCCAGTGTGCAGCTCCCTGCCTGAAGATTCACAGGAAGCTGCAAGAATTACCATTAAGCCAAGTCCGAAAATAAGCGCAGCCAGTTACCGCTGCCGCTCATTGGAAGATTTAGATCAAACGCTAGTCAAAAATTATCTGGATCCTCGGACTGGTTTAATGAATGGGAAAATGTATGATTTCACGCCGCCTTTTGCGGATGTAGTCGTAAACCTTCCGCTGTTTAGAGGGGACGAAGGCGTGGCTGGCCGCACTCATTCCTATAAGGTGAGCGAGCTGACAGCCATCCTGGAGGGGCTTGAGCGTTCATGCGGCATATCGCCCCGTGGAAAGAGGACAGCAGTCTATGACAGTTTCCGCAACCTGGAAGATCGGGCTCTTAATCCTGTAAAAGTAGGTGTGCATGCGGATGATCAATATGCACGGCCCAACTTTCCATTTAAAAAATTTAATCCAGATAACCCGATGAATTGGGTATGGGGTTATTCGTTTTTGCAGGAGCGCCCGATTTTGGTTCCTGAGCTGCTTGCTTATTACAGCCTGGGCTGCGGGAATGGATTTGTCTATGAAACATCCAACGGATGCGCGCTGGGCGGCAGCCTGGAAGAAGCGATCTTCTACGGTATTTTAGAAGTGGTGGAGCGTGATTCATTCCTGATGACCTGGTATGGGCAGCTGTCCCTGCCGCGTCTTGATCCTTATTCCTCCAATGAACAGGAATTGCAGCTGATGATTGATCGGGTGAGGACAGTGGCGGGATATGATCTGCATCTGTATAACGCCACAATGGAGCATGGAATTCCAAGTGTTTGGGCGATGGCGAAAAACAGGAAGAAAAAAGGATTGAATATCATTTGTGCGGCTGGAGCTCATCCCGACCCGGTCCGGGCGGTAAAAAGCGCTGTTCATGAGTTAGCCGGAATGATGGGGACACTGGACGATAAACTCGAAGAAAACAAGGGGGAATTTTTGCGAATGCTGCAGGATTCTTCCCTCGTCGGCAAAATGGATGACCATGGGATGCTTTACGGCTTGCCGCAAGCGGAGGAGCGCCTGAAGTTTTTGCTGGATGAAAACCGTCCGCTCCGAACGTTTTCCGAGGAGTTCAAGCGGGAGAGAAGACATGCAGACCTGACAGATGATCTGCAGGACCTTCTTCAGGCATTGCACCGGCAAAATCTTGATGTAATAGTGGTGGATCAGACGACACCGGAAATACAGCAGAGCGGATTGCATTGTGTCAAAGTGCTGATTCCGGGTATGCTGTCAATGACATTTGGACACCACCTGACACGTGTAACAGGGCTTGAGAGGGTGCTTGAGGTCCCGATGAAACTGGGATATGCAAAAGAACCCCTTACAGTTGAACAGCTTAATCCACATCCTCACCCATTTCCATGA
- a CDS encoding Na+/H+ antiporter NhaC family protein, with translation MNHTWLSLIPFIIVIGMSIWLKNILPGLVVGILVGSIIVSADLLTGTEQSVAYIVTTLSDETNIKIVGFLYLFGGLVGMMNISGGIKGFSEWAGRRIRSERGLLVFIWITLPFTFMMPMFRIMMIGPIIKSLIKKMNLSKQKVGMTLDISTESVIVLLPVATAFVGFMVSLVEGGISGLNLDMSAYEIFLLSILFNFYAIIMLLIGIIQTFWRRKKTGEQNGEAHTDLEEKEHEFHRMGIKKELSLVKAQPWHLILPVVLLLAFSLFLLWQDGMAQGANTIFEAFSMADATFVMLLAVFITLVLTFIFYIIRREKMNEILYHFYDGGNQMMEAISLLILIWALTLAAEDLGFSEFIGSSLGSFLPAFLTPAAIFVLGSVVGYFIGSSWGTWGLFMPLGITLAVSTGASIPLTVGAVFASGAFGALTSPLGDTTITTASILDMDLVDYARYKLKVSAIGGVIAAGLFIASGVFIS, from the coding sequence TTGAATCATACCTGGTTATCTCTCATACCATTTATAATCGTAATCGGAATGTCCATCTGGCTGAAAAACATCCTTCCAGGCTTAGTAGTCGGCATTCTCGTTGGTTCCATCATTGTTTCAGCTGATTTGCTGACAGGTACGGAGCAATCAGTCGCTTATATCGTGACAACCCTTTCAGATGAAACAAATATTAAGATTGTCGGGTTTTTATATTTGTTCGGAGGGCTTGTCGGGATGATGAATATCTCAGGAGGCATTAAGGGGTTTTCCGAATGGGCCGGGAGGCGGATCCGATCTGAGCGGGGTCTTCTTGTGTTCATCTGGATCACCCTCCCTTTCACTTTCATGATGCCGATGTTCAGGATTATGATGATTGGGCCTATTATAAAATCCTTAATCAAAAAGATGAATTTGTCCAAGCAAAAAGTGGGCATGACATTGGATATTTCAACCGAATCAGTCATCGTGCTCCTGCCGGTTGCAACGGCATTTGTGGGCTTCATGGTGTCCCTGGTTGAAGGCGGCATCAGCGGGCTGAACCTGGATATGTCGGCATATGAGATCTTTTTATTAAGTATTTTGTTTAACTTTTACGCGATCATTATGCTGCTGATCGGAATCATTCAAACCTTTTGGCGCCGGAAAAAGACCGGAGAGCAAAATGGGGAGGCCCATACCGATTTGGAGGAAAAAGAGCATGAGTTCCATCGGATGGGAATTAAAAAGGAATTATCCCTTGTCAAAGCCCAGCCATGGCATTTGATTTTACCGGTGGTTTTATTGCTTGCCTTTTCTCTGTTCCTGTTATGGCAGGATGGCATGGCACAGGGTGCAAATACAATATTCGAGGCCTTTTCCATGGCAGATGCAACCTTTGTGATGCTGCTTGCTGTTTTTATTACCCTCGTTTTAACCTTTATTTTCTACATAATAAGGCGGGAGAAGATGAACGAAATCCTTTATCATTTTTATGATGGAGGCAATCAGATGATGGAGGCGATCAGCCTGCTCATCCTGATTTGGGCACTGACCTTAGCTGCAGAGGATCTTGGATTTTCCGAATTCATCGGGAGTTCACTCGGAAGCTTTCTGCCTGCCTTCCTGACTCCAGCAGCCATCTTCGTGCTCGGTTCAGTGGTCGGCTACTTTATAGGAAGCTCATGGGGGACCTGGGGATTATTCATGCCGCTTGGAATTACCCTGGCGGTTTCGACTGGCGCCTCCATTCCGCTTACCGTTGGAGCCGTATTCGCAAGCGGGGCATTCGGAGCGTTAACCTCACCGCTTGGAGATACGACCATTACCACTGCTTCGATCTTAGATATGGACCTTGTGGATTATGCACGATATAAATTGAAGGTCTCAGCCATTGGCGGTGTGATTGCAGCGGGGTTATTCATTGCAAGCGGGGTTTTTATTTCCTAG
- a CDS encoding flavin monoamine oxidase family protein, which translates to MTWKKKPELTNDHMLNVIHHGLPKTQSPKHIIIVGAGMAGLVAGSLLKESGHKITILEANDRIGGRVYTMRSPFSKGLFFNAGPMRIPHIHSLTLSFIKKFKLPINVFINRTPMDLLYANGIKTRLEVFERYPGILNFPIHPNERGKSAETLLLTAVQPFIDFVSTDPARNWAILESQYKKYSFGYILNLYFSAGAIDMIGVLLDLEAFMGMSFTEVLRELVIFTSPGAYYEITGGMDRLPKAFLPQLKNDIHLHQKMTGIIQDTNSVTIQLTHQQTNEHSTITGDLAIITIPFSVMRFVNIEPFHSFSYFKRRAIRELNYMAATKIAIEFKSRFWEIAGQPGGKTITDQPIRFTYLPSHGIGTSGPAILIASYTWADEAHTWDSQPEEMRIQYALKNLADIYGNIVYSEFAAGASYSWALDPFASGGFSFFEPGQETELFPGIVSPAGRVHFAGEHASKTRTWIQGAIESGIQAAYEVNDLPK; encoded by the coding sequence ATGACTTGGAAGAAAAAGCCGGAATTAACGAATGATCATATGCTGAATGTGATTCATCACGGCCTTCCAAAGACACAGTCGCCAAAGCATATCATCATTGTTGGTGCAGGTATGGCTGGCCTGGTGGCAGGTTCTTTATTAAAGGAATCGGGGCATAAGATCACCATTCTTGAAGCAAATGACAGAATAGGCGGACGGGTATATACCATGCGCTCCCCTTTCAGCAAAGGATTATTCTTTAACGCAGGCCCAATGAGGATTCCTCATATCCATTCGCTTACCTTGTCCTTTATAAAAAAATTCAAGCTCCCTATAAATGTTTTTATAAACCGCACTCCTATGGATCTTCTTTACGCAAATGGCATTAAAACACGGCTTGAGGTGTTTGAACGCTATCCAGGCATATTAAATTTCCCCATTCATCCTAATGAGAGAGGAAAATCGGCTGAAACGCTTCTGCTGACAGCGGTACAGCCTTTTATTGACTTTGTCAGCACAGACCCCGCCAGAAATTGGGCCATTTTGGAAAGCCAATATAAAAAATACTCTTTTGGCTACATATTAAACCTTTATTTTTCAGCTGGTGCGATTGATATGATCGGTGTGCTGCTGGATTTGGAAGCATTTATGGGAATGTCTTTTACCGAAGTTTTACGTGAGTTAGTCATTTTCACTTCTCCAGGAGCTTACTATGAAATAACAGGCGGAATGGACCGATTGCCAAAGGCTTTCCTCCCTCAATTGAAAAATGATATTCATCTTCATCAAAAAATGACTGGAATCATTCAGGACACAAACAGCGTGACCATTCAATTAACCCATCAGCAGACCAATGAGCATTCCACCATAACCGGAGACCTTGCCATTATCACTATCCCCTTTTCAGTTATGAGATTCGTAAATATCGAACCCTTTCATTCATTTTCCTATTTCAAGCGGAGAGCTATTCGCGAACTTAATTATATGGCAGCAACCAAAATCGCCATTGAGTTTAAGTCCCGGTTTTGGGAGATAGCAGGCCAGCCGGGCGGCAAAACCATTACAGACCAGCCGATTCGATTTACCTATCTTCCAAGCCATGGGATTGGCACAAGCGGCCCTGCCATTCTTATTGCCAGCTATACCTGGGCGGATGAGGCTCATACGTGGGATAGCCAGCCGGAGGAGATGCGTATTCAATACGCACTAAAAAACCTGGCGGATATTTACGGCAATATCGTTTATAGCGAATTTGCTGCAGGTGCTTCATACAGCTGGGCACTGGATCCTTTTGCTTCTGGCGGATTTTCATTCTTTGAACCAGGACAGGAAACCGAATTGTTTCCCGGTATTGTTTCACCTGCGGGGCGTGTCCATTTTGCCGGAGAGCATGCATCCAAAACCCGGACATGGATTCAAGGGGCAATCGAATCCGGCATACAAGCTGCATATGAGGTAAATGATTTGCCTAAGTAA
- a CDS encoding SagB family peptide dehydrogenase, which yields MNLDTFLHNLHFDIDQISPPDWEVDWEDAPLAYKLYRGLPVVPLSLEVPLSCKEMEEPAKPELRRMGHFLWYTFGLNQVSQSLFPIGSNEEADGFMQSLRRSVPSGGALYPNELYMFLKLDDLPEGIYHYDVLHHRLVLLHKGNFDSYIARALGNRCDVTSCFGTVFMTTMFWKNYFKYNNFAYRLQGLDGGAVMGQLLEVTKRFGFAAGVYFNFLDRALNHLLGLSDQEESVYAVIPLSVEPTSWAVNRSGRDGMASASELCEEVTSVQNNDWVRSIRVKDFPMLTGINKASMQESAKSFRQISPSETNCEGRPLTLPHVKRISYDLASVCRERFSPDMDFVSGKVSQEQLAALLQEATASCLYRNDLDMALDRRASRVTLYVCLNNVEGIPDGAYYYDSDAHSLRELNPGDHRIALQNGMPAGNVNLFQVPLCFHIAGDKDFHKAEMGYRGYRIQQIEAGMLMQRLLIAATALGMGGHPLLGFDAKMCDEIYRMESQGKTTLIQIPIGFYRARPWLRGNLIS from the coding sequence ATGAATCTAGATACCTTTCTGCACAATTTGCATTTTGATATTGACCAAATAAGCCCGCCGGATTGGGAAGTGGATTGGGAAGATGCGCCGCTTGCCTATAAGCTTTACCGGGGCTTGCCAGTTGTTCCCCTGTCACTGGAGGTTCCCCTTTCCTGTAAAGAAATGGAGGAACCTGCAAAGCCTGAACTTAGGAGAATGGGTCATTTTCTTTGGTACACATTCGGCCTTAATCAGGTTAGCCAATCCCTCTTTCCAATTGGGTCCAATGAAGAGGCGGATGGGTTTATGCAGTCGCTTCGGCGGTCTGTGCCTTCTGGCGGAGCGCTGTATCCTAACGAACTATACATGTTCCTGAAATTGGATGACTTGCCGGAGGGAATCTACCACTACGATGTGCTGCACCACCGCCTGGTGCTGCTGCACAAGGGTAATTTCGATTCCTATATAGCCCGTGCTCTTGGCAATCGCTGTGATGTGACATCTTGTTTTGGGACTGTATTTATGACGACCATGTTCTGGAAAAATTACTTTAAATACAATAACTTTGCTTATCGACTGCAGGGCTTGGATGGAGGTGCAGTGATGGGACAGTTATTAGAGGTTACAAAGAGGTTTGGTTTTGCAGCGGGAGTGTACTTCAACTTTCTTGATCGTGCCCTAAACCATCTCCTTGGACTGTCTGATCAGGAGGAGAGCGTATATGCCGTTATCCCGCTGTCAGTTGAACCGACCAGCTGGGCTGTGAACAGAAGCGGCAGGGATGGAATGGCCTCTGCCTCCGAATTGTGCGAGGAAGTAACATCGGTTCAGAATAATGACTGGGTCAGGTCAATCAGAGTGAAAGACTTTCCGATGTTAACCGGCATCAATAAAGCGTCCATGCAGGAATCAGCTAAATCGTTTCGTCAAATCAGCCCTAGTGAAACCAATTGTGAGGGCCGGCCTTTGACTCTTCCTCATGTAAAAAGGATATCGTATGATTTGGCGTCAGTCTGCCGCGAGCGATTTTCACCGGACATGGATTTTGTTTCAGGAAAGGTTAGCCAAGAGCAGCTTGCTGCACTCCTTCAGGAGGCGACCGCATCCTGCTTGTATCGAAACGACTTAGATATGGCACTTGACAGGCGCGCGTCACGTGTAACTCTATATGTGTGTTTGAATAACGTCGAAGGGATTCCGGATGGAGCTTATTATTATGACAGCGATGCTCATTCACTAAGGGAGCTTAATCCCGGAGACCATCGAATTGCGCTTCAAAACGGAATGCCTGCAGGCAATGTGAATCTGTTTCAAGTCCCGCTCTGCTTTCATATAGCAGGGGATAAAGATTTTCATAAAGCGGAAATGGGCTACAGAGGCTATCGCATCCAGCAAATAGAAGCGGGAATGCTTATGCAGCGGCTGCTTATAGCTGCGACAGCCCTTGGGATGGGCGGGCATCCGCTTCTCGGATTTGATGCGAAAATGTGTGATGAAATTTACAGAATGGAATCACAGGGAAAAACAACCCTTATCCAAATCCCGATTGGCTTCTACCGGGCACGTCCATGGCTGAGAGGGAATTTAATCAGCTAG
- a CDS encoding putative thiazole-containing bacteriocin maturation protein, with amino-acid sequence MKNLTPSMRLKVKRDTFFLPDPTKGVYFRNNVSSFQMEGTMIDQWVQKLMPMFNGEHSLGELTAGLPGPHRDRVFEIAEVLYRNGFVRDVSGDHPHQLEDHVLKKYSSQIELLESFGDSGAYRFQAYRQEKVLAAGSGPFLVSLVSSLIESGLPKVHMVITDPESTNTRRLNEIVAHARQTDPEVSVEDVTYQKEEDCPWEELIQPYDSILYVSEAGNVEELQVIHAACRKEKKIFLPAIIYKQAGMAGPLVHPESEGCWESAWHRVHQSAFCEDKQLHTTSPTAGAMLANLIVFELFKEVTGLISAEQRNQFFLLNLETLEGNWHSYLPHPNLTGNAAVEWIQDVDQRIGQSSERNKTDSLFLFFSQLTSKESGIFHTWEEGDLKQLPLAQCSVQVADPLSKGPAELLPNIICTDLRHDEARREAGLTGIEAYVSRMAGRLELPPNSEIKGNILNLNEFAGIGAGETFAEGVLRGLDRGLEEKLAKRQEVQKTVSPLHLNAVEDERCRFYLDALTTMQGAPKICRGEGVYGFPVVWVGTDDRWYGSVGFNNTLALRKALQHAIIQMQNQLGTHKGTAVEAPSVLLEEKEPQSLVIPPCDEKEQTQLLLSARRVLEENSKRLLVCEFSFEPFLKESLAGVFGVFIREEESQ; translated from the coding sequence ATGAAAAATTTGACCCCTTCTATGCGGCTGAAGGTAAAAAGGGACACGTTTTTTCTCCCAGATCCAACTAAGGGTGTGTATTTCCGCAATAATGTAAGTTCCTTCCAAATGGAAGGAACTATGATCGATCAGTGGGTTCAAAAGCTGATGCCAATGTTTAATGGCGAGCATTCGCTGGGGGAATTGACAGCCGGCTTGCCGGGCCCGCATAGGGATCGGGTGTTTGAAATTGCAGAAGTGCTATACCGTAACGGCTTTGTAAGGGATGTAAGCGGGGACCATCCTCATCAATTGGAAGATCATGTCCTTAAAAAGTATTCTTCTCAAATCGAATTATTGGAAAGCTTCGGTGACTCGGGTGCATACCGATTCCAGGCCTACCGGCAGGAAAAAGTGCTGGCAGCAGGATCTGGCCCTTTTTTGGTTTCGCTGGTTTCTTCGTTGATTGAGTCCGGATTGCCTAAAGTTCATATGGTCATTACAGACCCTGAATCGACGAATACAAGGCGGCTGAATGAGATTGTCGCACATGCCCGGCAAACAGACCCCGAAGTTTCAGTTGAGGACGTAACATACCAGAAGGAAGAAGACTGTCCCTGGGAGGAATTGATACAGCCTTATGATTCCATTTTATATGTTTCGGAAGCAGGGAATGTAGAGGAACTGCAGGTTATACATGCCGCGTGCCGGAAAGAGAAGAAGATATTTCTTCCTGCAATTATCTACAAACAGGCTGGTATGGCAGGGCCTCTCGTGCATCCGGAATCAGAAGGCTGCTGGGAGTCTGCCTGGCATAGAGTCCATCAATCCGCGTTTTGCGAAGACAAGCAATTGCACACCACCTCCCCAACGGCAGGAGCGATGCTGGCTAATTTAATCGTGTTTGAACTGTTTAAAGAGGTTACCGGATTAATCAGTGCTGAACAGAGAAATCAGTTTTTCCTGCTGAATCTGGAGACGCTTGAAGGAAATTGGCATTCCTACCTGCCACATCCGAACCTGACCGGAAATGCTGCTGTGGAATGGATTCAAGATGTTGATCAGAGGATCGGGCAGAGTTCCGAAAGAAATAAGACTGACAGTTTGTTTCTGTTTTTCAGCCAATTGACTTCCAAAGAATCCGGGATTTTTCATACATGGGAGGAGGGGGATTTAAAGCAGCTTCCGCTGGCACAGTGCAGCGTACAGGTAGCAGACCCGTTGTCAAAGGGCCCGGCAGAGCTCCTGCCAAATATAATCTGTACAGACTTGAGGCATGACGAGGCGCGCAGGGAAGCGGGGTTGACCGGGATTGAAGCGTATGTATCGCGGATGGCTGGCCGGCTTGAACTGCCTCCAAATAGCGAAATAAAGGGGAATATTTTAAATTTAAATGAATTTGCTGGAATTGGAGCAGGGGAAACATTTGCGGAGGGTGTTTTACGCGGGCTGGATAGGGGTTTGGAAGAGAAACTGGCTAAGCGTCAAGAGGTTCAGAAAACAGTTTCTCCGCTCCATTTGAATGCAGTAGAAGATGAACGATGCAGGTTCTATTTGGATGCATTGACAACGATGCAGGGAGCACCGAAAATCTGCCGGGGTGAGGGAGTATACGGCTTCCCTGTGGTCTGGGTCGGCACGGACGATCGCTGGTATGGCAGTGTTGGCTTTAATAACACATTAGCTCTGAGGAAAGCGCTGCAGCATGCGATTATACAGATGCAAAACCAATTGGGGACTCATAAGGGGACCGCTGTGGAGGCACCATCTGTGCTTCTCGAAGAAAAGGAGCCTCAAAGTCTAGTCATTCCTCCTTGTGATGAGAAGGAACAAACCCAGCTATTGCTGTCTGCAAGAAGGGTGCTGGAAGAAAACAGCAAGCGGCTCTTAGTCTGTGAATTTTCGTTCGAGCCATTTTTGAAAGAGAGTCTGGCAGGGGTGTTTGGGGTGTTCATAAGAGAGGAGGAATCTCAGTGA